The window taCTTAATGGGGTTCAAAATGAGCAACTTTTCATATTTAGAAAAGATACAAAATGCCCAATGAAAATTACAAGCTCAGTCATGTCATGTGTATATTTATCGTTCGCTCACTGAAGCTCGGTTCCATTCGAATTGTGGTAAATACTTCCTATTCCTAGAGGAGTTTTATGATTGATAAGGGAATATTTCTTTGAGCGAATGGAAGAAAAAGATTTGTCCCTACAAATTGAGGAAAGAGAGTTTGGACCAAGAAAAGGGTATAGAATGGGACTATTCCGCATTGCGGCCTCATACCTTGTTTGAGAACCGAGAAGCACAGAGAAGCTACAGAGGCAAGTGCTGATGCAGAAGCAGTGTTTGAGAAGCGAAGAGAAGCTAATGGAAGCAGAAGCCTGGATAATCTAAGTCATCAATACTACTGCAGATGCAGAAGCATGCTTCAAGCGGGCCATATACAAACTGCCGGGCAATGTCATGAATATAAACCTGAAAGCTTACTGGCCTGCGGTTGTCTCTTTCGGCCCTTACCACCATGGCAAGGAACACCTGAAGCCCATGGAGGAGCACAAGGCCCGTGACCTCCGCCATTTCATCAAGAGGTCGAATGAGCCGTCTGACCATGCTGCCAGGGCTGGAGCCACTGTATGCGAGGTGCTGCCCAATCTAATGGCTTGTTACCACCTGCTTGATCAGAAGGGGCAGAATGACAAGGACGCATTCCTGCAGATTATGATCCTAGATGGGTGTTTCATACTGGAGATCGTACGTACAGGGACTGACAAAGTCAAGAATGATTATGCCTCGGATGACCCAATCTTTAGTAAGCaaggaaatatcaaaattGTGCTTACATAAAAAAGGACATGCTGAAGCTCGAGAATCAACTGCCGATATTGGTGCTGGAAAAGCTGGTTGCCGTTGAGAGAAAAACTGATGTCTTGGAGGTTTGGCCTGTTGGTAcctttttctttgttcttgtttttaatgtttttcCTAGAGAACACAAAGCAATTTACGCGGAGAGCTCTGCAGCAACTGTGTCCTGACTAAAAACCGAAGAGATGCAAGCTTTAGGTGGTGGAATCCTTTTCGAGACTGGAATTTCAGGAAAGGATTCGAGTCTCTTTTTGCCTCGGTGCAGGATGAAGAAGTTATCAACAAGCTTATACTCGAGTTTTGCTGTCCCCTCACAACGATCGTGAAGATGGGCGAATGCCTGCACGTGCTGGATGTCTTCTGGAAGAGGCTTGTGCATAAGGGTCCAAGCCATAAGACCAGCAATCGAAAGTCGTATATGGCACAAGATGGGTATGAGATAGTCCGGTCAGCTACAGACCTCATCGAGGCAGGCATCAAGTTCTAGAGGAGCGAGAGTAAGAGCTTGAGGGACATCTCGTTCAGTGGAGGAGTATTGAGGCTACCCTTCGTACTTGTGGATGACATGATTGAGTCCATGTTTCTCAACCCCATTGCCTTTGAGCGCTTCCAAGTTGCAGCTGGGAATGAGGTGATGATCTTACATAACTACTATTCTGATTTTTCAATAAAGAACATATATCCGGGTGAGCAAATTAATCAAGCCTCGAAAAGCCTTATCTCCTATTATCTTGCTAATTCACTTAGTGGATGGAAGTTACTTACCCATGGTCTCCCCCACTATAAACATTCCTATCTTCTTGTTGCGTCCAAATTATGCTCAAACTTTGCCTTTAAATAGAGGAGGCTTCACAGATTTGACACGCTCAATTAAACACCCAATATTGCTCTGTACCTTTTATCTTCAGCCCCTCGCAGCCCTTATCATAGGAGTAGCGGCAATGTAGGTAACCCTCGGCTC of the Punica granatum isolate Tunisia-2019 chromosome 6, ASM765513v2, whole genome shotgun sequence genome contains:
- the LOC116212287 gene encoding uncharacterized protein LOC116212287, producing MQPQFKPSRAAAIDAEACFKRAIYKLPGNVMNINLKAYWPAVVSFGPYHHGKEHLKPMEEHKARDLRHFIKRSNEPSDHAARAGATVCEVLPNLMACYHLLDQKGQNDKDAFLQIMILDGCFILEIDMLKLENQLPILVLEKLVAVERKTDVLERTQSNLRGELCSNCVLTKNRRDASFRWWNPFRDWNFRKGFESLFASVQDEEVINKLILEFCCPLTTIVKMGECLHVLDVFWKRLVHKGPSHKTSNRKSYMAQDGYEIVRSATDLIEAGIKF